The sequence below is a genomic window from Qipengyuania flava.
CAGCGCCACGTTTTCGAAGGCGTAAGCCAGCATGGCGCGCTTCATTTCGGGGTTGATGCCCTTGCCCCAGCAGCGGGGGCTGAGGAAGGTCCAGCCGATTTCGACCACGCCGCCTTCGTCCGGATCGTATTTGTCGAACCGGGTCGAACCCAGGATTGCGCCGCTTTCCTTGTCGGTCACGGCAAATCCGCCGCCACAGGCCAGCGCTTCGTCGAAGAAGGCATCGAACACCTCGCGCCGCCAGCGGTCGTGGATTGGGTGCTGTTCCCACACCGCGGGGTCGGAAGCGATCGCGTAGAGCGGCTCGCGGTCCTCTTCGGCAATCGGGCGGATGACCAGCCGCTCGGTCTCGAGGGTCGGCTGGCGATCCATTCAGCCCGCCGTGACGTCGGCCAGGGCCGCGATGAACTTGGGCGTGTTGCCTTCGTGCAGGCCCGCCACGTTGATGCGGCCCGAGCCCGCCATGTAGATCCCGTGGTCTTCGCGCAGCTTGGTGATCTGCTCACGGCTCAGCGGAAGGATGGCGAAAAGGCCGTTCTGCTCGCCGAGGGCAGCAAGGTTGAGGCCCGGCACCTCGTTATCTGCCGCCGCCAGCCGTTCGCGCACACGGCGCATACGTGCGCGCATCTCGCCCAGCTCGTCGAGCCACTGCTTGGTCAGGCCTTCGTCGCGCAGCACGGTGCGCACCGCTGCGCCGCCATGATCGGGCGGCATCGACCAGTTGGCGCGTGCCAGCGCGTTGGCGTTGGAGGTGATCGCCGGCAGGTCGGATGCGTCCTTCGCGATCATGTAAAAAGCGCCCACGCGGTCGCGGTAGAGGCCGAAGTTCTTGTCGCAGCTATAGGCCACCAGCGCTTCGGGCACCTTGGCGAGCACGGTGCGAATGCCCGCGACGTCCTCGTCCAGCCCGTTGCCGAGCCCGTGATAGGCGATGTCGAGGATCGGCAGCATGCCCTTCGCGACCAGCGCGTCGGCGATCCGCGCCCAGTCCTCGGCGCTGTAGTCCACCCCGGTGGGGTTGTGGCAGCAGCCGTGAAGCAGGATGGAATCGGTCTCCGCCGCATTGGCGATAGCATCCAGCACCGCGTCGATATCGGCTGTTCCATCGGCTTTCGCGTGATGGAAGGTGCTGGTTTCAACGCCGACGTCCTGCAGGATCTGCGCGTGGTTGGGCCAGCTCGGTACGCCGAGGTGGATGCGTTTCACGCCAGCGGACTTCGCCAGCGCGACGGCAAGGCGCACCGCACCGGTACCGCCCGGGGTCTGCATGCCTTCCACGCGGCCGCCCATCGTGGCGTCCTTGCCGAAGATATAGGGCTTCAGCGCGTCAACGAAGCCGGTGTCGCCTTCAGGGCCGAGATAGCTTTTGGAATCCTGCGT
It includes:
- a CDS encoding amino acid aminotransferase: MLDQLEAQAPDALLALIKMHAEDPRQDKIDLGVGVYRTNDGATPVFRSIKAAEQRLVDTQDSKSYLGPEGDTGFVDALKPYIFGKDATMGGRVEGMQTPGGTGAVRLAVALAKSAGVKRIHLGVPSWPNHAQILQDVGVETSTFHHAKADGTADIDAVLDAIANAAETDSILLHGCCHNPTGVDYSAEDWARIADALVAKGMLPILDIAYHGLGNGLDEDVAGIRTVLAKVPEALVAYSCDKNFGLYRDRVGAFYMIAKDASDLPAITSNANALARANWSMPPDHGGAAVRTVLRDEGLTKQWLDELGEMRARMRRVRERLAAADNEVPGLNLAALGEQNGLFAILPLSREQITKLREDHGIYMAGSGRINVAGLHEGNTPKFIAALADVTAG
- a CDS encoding GNAT family N-acetyltransferase; the protein is MDRQPTLETERLVIRPIAEEDREPLYAIASDPAVWEQHPIHDRWRREVFDAFFDEALACGGGFAVTDKESGAILGSTRFDKYDPDEGGVVEIGWTFLSPRCWGKGINPEMKRAMLAYAFENVALVEFRVGDTNYRSRNALEAIGAVRSDRYELEKYQGKRVVHLVYEIPRESFAEGPLA